A window from Vigna angularis cultivar LongXiaoDou No.4 chromosome 7, ASM1680809v1, whole genome shotgun sequence encodes these proteins:
- the LOC108338240 gene encoding probable protein phosphatase 2C 76 isoform X2, with translation MVCGSCVRSFLVVQAGTFANRVRINGFGRSLRLVSGFSSISEYKTITGMMIHTGSMSRAGPLVDMMPEKDDDGRFASGGWKCEDGRLSCGYSSFRGKRATMEDFYDIKTLKIGDQSVCLFGIFDGETYQQTDANFLDAEKDTFRDDGSTASTAVLVDNHLYVANVGDSRTIISKAGKAIALSEDHKPNRSDERKRIENAGGVVMWAGTWRVGGVLAMSRAFGNRMLKQFVVAEPEIQDQQMDEQIELLILASDGLWDVVQNDDAVSLARTEEEPEAAARKLTEAAFSRGSADNITCIVVRFHHDKKDIAKPDKAESASVQRE, from the exons ATGGTATGCGGGAGTTGTGTAAGGTCTTTTTTGGTTGTTCAAGCTGGAACCTTCGCCAACAGAGTGAGAATCAACGGATTTGGGAGGAGTTTGCGGCTAGTCAGTGGTTTTTCTTCGATTAGTGAATACAAGACAATCACAGGGATGATGATTCATACAGGTTCTATGTCAAGGGCTGGACCCCTTGTTGATATGATGCCTGAGAAAGATGATGATGGTCGGTTTGCCAGTGGAGGATGGAAATG TGAAGATGGAAGGCTTAGCTGTGGGTATTCAAGTTTTAGGGGGAAGAGAGCAACAATGGAAGATTTTTATGATATCAAGACATTGAAGATTGGTGACCAATCAGTATGCTTATTTGGAATATTTGATG GTGAAACATATCAACAGACTGACGCTAACTTTCTGGATGCCGAAAAGGACACTTTCAGGGATGATGGATCTACAGCTTCGACAGCAGTCTTGGTTGATAACCATCTTTATGTAGCTAATGTTGGAGATTCTAGGACCATAATATCAAAAGCTGGTAAAG CAATTGCTCTCTCTGAGGATCATAAGCCAAATAGAAGTGATGAAAGGAAGAGAATTGAGAATGCTGGTGGTGTTGTCATGTGGGCAG GTACTTGGAGGGTAGGAGGGGTTCTAGCAATGTCTCGGGCCTTTGGAAACCGTATGTTGAAGCAGTTTGTTGTAGCAGAACCTGAGATCCAG GACCAGCAGATGGATGAACAAATTGAACTTCTTATTCTTGCAAGTGATGGACTCTGGGATGTGGTACAGAACGAT GATGCTGTTTCTCTTGCCCGCACAGAAGAGGAGCCCGAGGCCGCTGCTCGGAAGTTAACAGAAGCAGCATTTTCCCGAGGGAGTGCTGATAACATTACATGCATTGTGGTGCGATTCCATCATGATAAAAAGGACATAGCTAAACCTGACAAAGCAGAATCAGCTAGTGTTCAGCGTGAGTAG
- the LOC108338240 gene encoding probable protein phosphatase 2C 76 isoform X1 translates to MVCGSCVRSFLVVQAGTFANRVRINGFGRSLRLVSGFSSISEYKTITGMMIHTGSMSRAGPLVDMMPEKDDDGRFASGGWKCEDGRLSCGYSSFRGKRATMEDFYDIKTLKIGDQSVCLFGIFDGHGGSRAAEYLKEHLFDNLLKHPKFLTDAKLAISETYQQTDANFLDAEKDTFRDDGSTASTAVLVDNHLYVANVGDSRTIISKAGKAIALSEDHKPNRSDERKRIENAGGVVMWAGTWRVGGVLAMSRAFGNRMLKQFVVAEPEIQDQQMDEQIELLILASDGLWDVVQNDDAVSLARTEEEPEAAARKLTEAAFSRGSADNITCIVVRFHHDKKDIAKPDKAESASVQRE, encoded by the exons ATGGTATGCGGGAGTTGTGTAAGGTCTTTTTTGGTTGTTCAAGCTGGAACCTTCGCCAACAGAGTGAGAATCAACGGATTTGGGAGGAGTTTGCGGCTAGTCAGTGGTTTTTCTTCGATTAGTGAATACAAGACAATCACAGGGATGATGATTCATACAGGTTCTATGTCAAGGGCTGGACCCCTTGTTGATATGATGCCTGAGAAAGATGATGATGGTCGGTTTGCCAGTGGAGGATGGAAATG TGAAGATGGAAGGCTTAGCTGTGGGTATTCAAGTTTTAGGGGGAAGAGAGCAACAATGGAAGATTTTTATGATATCAAGACATTGAAGATTGGTGACCAATCAGTATGCTTATTTGGAATATTTGATG GTCATGGTGGTTCTCGTGCTGCTGAGTATTTGAAGGAACATCTCTTTGATAATCTCTTGAAGCATCCAAAATTTTTGACAGATGCCAAATTGGCTATAA GTGAAACATATCAACAGACTGACGCTAACTTTCTGGATGCCGAAAAGGACACTTTCAGGGATGATGGATCTACAGCTTCGACAGCAGTCTTGGTTGATAACCATCTTTATGTAGCTAATGTTGGAGATTCTAGGACCATAATATCAAAAGCTGGTAAAG CAATTGCTCTCTCTGAGGATCATAAGCCAAATAGAAGTGATGAAAGGAAGAGAATTGAGAATGCTGGTGGTGTTGTCATGTGGGCAG GTACTTGGAGGGTAGGAGGGGTTCTAGCAATGTCTCGGGCCTTTGGAAACCGTATGTTGAAGCAGTTTGTTGTAGCAGAACCTGAGATCCAG GACCAGCAGATGGATGAACAAATTGAACTTCTTATTCTTGCAAGTGATGGACTCTGGGATGTGGTACAGAACGAT GATGCTGTTTCTCTTGCCCGCACAGAAGAGGAGCCCGAGGCCGCTGCTCGGAAGTTAACAGAAGCAGCATTTTCCCGAGGGAGTGCTGATAACATTACATGCATTGTGGTGCGATTCCATCATGATAAAAAGGACATAGCTAAACCTGACAAAGCAGAATCAGCTAGTGTTCAGCGTGAGTAG